One region of Acidobacteriota bacterium genomic DNA includes:
- a CDS encoding transcriptional regulator, with protein sequence MSNPQFLTGNYKEMLLEGLRNPDEAEQYINAALEEGDDTVLLLALRDVAEAYGISQTAPDQLLSQTDRSHFSDLIQILNALGLQLVFKRKVA encoded by the coding sequence ATGAGCAATCCTCAATTCTTGACTGGAAACTATAAAGAAATGCTCCTCGAAGGGTTAAGAAATCCTGACGAAGCTGAACAGTATATCAACGCGGCACTTGAAGAAGGCGATGACACAGTTCTTCTGCTGGCACTGCGTGATGTCGCCGAAGCCTACGGAATCAGCCAAACGGCACCGGATCAATTGTTGTCCCAAACAGACAGATCTCACTTCTCCGACTTGATTCAAATTCTGAATGCACTGGGCCTGCAACTTGTCTTCAAACGCAAAGTTGCCTGA
- a CDS encoding formylglycine-generating enzyme family protein: MPSGDDQSSLLSGEVSYGAVPKEKYPRKTTSVGSFSPNPWGLYDMHGNVWEWCQDRFRTSYDNAPVDGSAWEAGISESPRMIRGGSCHCTAGYCRSASRIGNKPDHSREDLGFRVVATLR, translated from the coding sequence GTGCCATCAGGCGACGATCAGTCATCCCTTTTATCTGGGGAAGTTTCCTATGGCGCGGTGCCGAAAGAAAAGTATCCCCGAAAAACCACGTCCGTCGGAAGCTTCTCTCCGAATCCCTGGGGGCTGTATGACATGCACGGCAATGTCTGGGAATGGTGTCAGGATCGGTTTCGCACCTCTTATGATAACGCGCCTGTGGACGGTAGCGCCTGGGAAGCCGGGATTAGCGAATCGCCACGGATGATCCGGGGTGGATCGTGTCATTGCACTGCCGGATACTGCCGTTCAGCGAGTCGTATCGGCAACAAACCTGATCATTCGCGCGAGGATCTTGGCTTTCGGGTGGTTGCCACGTTGAGATAA
- a CDS encoding alpha/beta fold hydrolase encodes MIYTYDLSTGVSLRVNMSGEGEPVVFIHGLGGNFSFWAGQVRDLAYRFQVIRYDLRGHGGSSVSSVQTPQDHVADLNALLETLEVDHVRLVGLSMGGVIAQTFAATYPERVRQLVLVSTTSAFPPKGKEALEQLAQLAENRGMRAVADAFAPRLFGSVIDLKLDDRFQALAAAFAEQDPASFAATCRALALADVRPELPKIQIETLLVYGENDRQTPPFFGEALASTLPNARMVVVPKLGHVLPIEDPKTFNRILLEFLR; translated from the coding sequence ATGATTTACACATATGATCTTTCGACCGGAGTGAGTCTCCGAGTCAATATGTCAGGTGAAGGCGAACCGGTTGTATTCATCCACGGTCTGGGCGGGAATTTTTCATTTTGGGCCGGGCAGGTTCGCGATCTGGCCTATCGGTTTCAGGTGATTCGCTATGATCTGCGTGGCCATGGTGGGTCTTCGGTTTCAAGCGTCCAGACGCCACAGGATCATGTTGCGGATTTGAATGCGCTCCTTGAAACCCTTGAAGTTGATCATGTCCGACTGGTTGGACTCTCAATGGGCGGTGTGATTGCCCAAACTTTTGCCGCAACCTATCCGGAGCGCGTCCGACAACTGGTTTTGGTCAGTACCACCTCAGCCTTTCCACCAAAAGGAAAAGAAGCCCTGGAACAACTGGCGCAACTGGCTGAAAATCGTGGGATGCGAGCGGTTGCTGATGCCTTTGCGCCGCGATTGTTTGGGAGCGTGATTGATTTAAAACTGGATGATCGGTTTCAGGCGCTGGCGGCAGCCTTTGCTGAACAGGATCCGGCGAGTTTTGCGGCGACCTGCCGGGCACTCGCCCTGGCCGATGTCAGACCGGAATTGCCGAAAATTCAGATTGAGACATTGCTCGTGTATGGGGAAAATGACCGCCAGACGCCACCATTTTTTGGCGAAGCCCTGGCCTCAACCCTACCCAATGCCCGAATGGTGGTTGTCCCCAAACTGGGTCACGTCCTGCCGATTGAAGACCCCAAGACATTTAACCGGATATTGCTGGAATTCTTGAGATAG
- a CDS encoding SAM-dependent chlorinase/fluorinase yields the protein MAHKRQIITLMTDFGTSDHFVAAVKASILNIHPDVDIIDITHDIPAHDVFAGAFTLRNAISLFPRFTLHMAIVDPGVGSARRPIVVMTDNFNFIGPDNGLFSYIYQEETVNRVLHINAEHYFRHPVSPTFHARDIFAPIAAYIAKGVDPRKVGDEITDYARFDTPKPDASNPKMIRGAILHVDRFGNCVTNLTRNEITLPALRAGGKLVINNREVAKFCTHYAEAQPNELFMLFSSTNLLEIAALKTPAARVLEARRGMEVQFIVP from the coding sequence ATGGCCCACAAACGCCAAATTATTACCTTGATGACGGATTTTGGCACCAGTGATCATTTTGTCGCCGCCGTAAAAGCCTCAATTTTGAATATCCATCCGGATGTGGACATTATTGACATCACCCACGATATACCAGCCCACGATGTTTTTGCTGGGGCCTTTACCCTTCGAAATGCGATTTCGCTCTTTCCGCGCTTCACGCTGCATATGGCCATAGTTGATCCAGGTGTTGGTTCCGCGCGGCGGCCCATTGTGGTGATGACCGACAATTTCAATTTTATCGGCCCAGATAACGGTTTATTTAGTTACATTTACCAGGAAGAAACCGTCAACCGGGTGCTCCATATCAACGCCGAGCACTATTTCCGGCATCCGGTCAGTCCAACGTTTCACGCCCGGGATATTTTCGCGCCGATTGCAGCCTACATTGCCAAAGGGGTTGACCCCCGCAAGGTCGGAGACGAGATCACCGATTATGCTCGATTTGATACACCGAAACCCGATGCCAGCAACCCGAAGATGATTCGCGGCGCTATTTTGCACGTTGACCGGTTTGGCAACTGCGTTACCAACCTCACTCGCAATGAAATCACGCTTCCAGCACTCCGGGCGGGCGGGAAACTGGTTATCAACAATCGCGAAGTGGCCAAATTCTGCACCCATTATGCCGAAGCCCAGCCCAATGAACTCTTTATGCTCTTTTCAAGCACCAATTTGCTGGAAATTGCAGCCCTAAAAACCCCCGCTGCCCGGGTCCTCGAAGCCCGCCGGGGAATGGAAGTCCAGTTCATCGTGCCCTAG
- a CDS encoding TonB family protein: MKNKDLILHDYLYASPGTVGFEGPPTPVIRYRWVIGVVLSLIFHAGVYKLLIYQGFVSQFGGWEIVDRDYDVRWIKVNSKGEFVLPSRADLAKLFAHKEIKTLEELEKERLKEEKRRAAHKAREEKLKQQKEKEKPGQDTDGEPTEKDQTATVGQPGGETGKPTGPPKFGQINSRPIREIVGKVYQKYKSGELQGVENAVFSVTVGFKINQDGSLSNLKVVKSSGSSQIDEAALNIIHAVGESHAMAPLASLSSMTITLNNGTDLSSLRVIGFAGTATEATELANSLNALLVLAAFAKQDRPEQGELLRRMQVKADGNRLIGSLSISRGTANTMMRKSFGNAATPPGS, from the coding sequence ATGAAGAACAAAGACCTTATTTTACATGACTATCTCTATGCCTCGCCGGGAACGGTCGGGTTCGAAGGCCCTCCGACACCTGTCATCCGCTATCGCTGGGTGATTGGCGTCGTGCTGTCACTGATCTTTCATGCTGGAGTGTATAAACTCTTGATTTATCAAGGGTTTGTCAGTCAGTTTGGTGGCTGGGAAATTGTTGATCGCGACTATGACGTCAGGTGGATTAAGGTAAATTCAAAGGGTGAATTTGTTCTCCCAAGTCGGGCAGACCTGGCCAAACTCTTCGCCCACAAAGAAATCAAAACCCTCGAAGAACTGGAAAAAGAGCGACTCAAAGAAGAAAAGCGGCGGGCCGCCCACAAAGCCCGTGAAGAAAAGCTCAAGCAGCAGAAGGAAAAAGAAAAACCTGGCCAGGATACAGACGGGGAACCAACCGAAAAAGACCAGACTGCTACTGTCGGTCAACCAGGTGGCGAAACGGGAAAACCAACCGGACCGCCCAAATTTGGCCAAATCAACAGCCGCCCGATTCGTGAAATTGTCGGCAAGGTGTATCAGAAATATAAATCAGGTGAGCTGCAAGGTGTTGAGAATGCCGTTTTTTCCGTCACCGTCGGATTTAAAATCAACCAGGATGGATCACTGTCCAATCTCAAAGTGGTGAAATCTTCCGGATCAAGCCAGATTGATGAAGCGGCACTCAATATCATTCATGCCGTCGGCGAATCACACGCCATGGCGCCGCTGGCCAGTTTGAGTTCAATGACCATTACCCTCAACAACGGCACCGATCTTTCCAGCCTTCGAGTCATTGGATTTGCCGGAACGGCAACCGAAGCGACCGAACTGGCCAACAGCCTCAATGCCCTGCTCGTCCTGGCTGCATTTGCCAAACAGGATCGCCCCGAACAAGGTGAACTCCTGCGTCGCATGCAGGTCAAAGCCGACGGCAACCGCCTCATCGGGAGCCTTTCCATCAGCCGTGGAACAGCCAACACCATGATGCGCAAGAGTTTCGGGAATGCCGCAACCCCACCCGGCTCTTGA
- a CDS encoding insulinase family protein — MKPHISVVTALLLLGSWSTLPVLALTAAPHFETAQEKPESPASLAKLPNGIERVTSLAGITQYRLANGLKVLLFPDQSKETITVNMTYLVGSRHENYGETGMAHLLEHMLFKGTPKHPNIPEELDKRGGRYNATTSYDRTNYFEILQATDESVRWALELEADRMVNSFIAKKDLDSEMTVVRNEFELGENSPFSILIERIQSTAYLWHNYGNSTIGAREDIEKVPIERLQGFYRTYYQPDNAVLLLTGKFDESKVLTYINETFGLIPRPLRVLQNTYTLDPVQDGERTVTVRRTGDIQILAAAYHIPAGSHADFAALELLSTILGDTPSGRLHKVLVDSGKVTGVFGSNFQLREPGLAAFGAVVPKNQSLDEVRDLFLKAVEQVAAQPITSEEVERARLQALKNIELTVNSSDQFGLELSEWIAMGDWRLFFLHRDRMKKVTVEDVQRVANTYLIPSNRTLGTFIPTDKPVRAEIPASPDVAKLLEGFQSDDVVEAGEVFEPTPPNIESRVARRETKGGVKLALLPKKTRGGIVIGNVRLHLGSEKTLTGRDLAGQLVGEMLMRGTKKHTREQLQDELDRLKARLGVYGGATAVIASFEVPRENLAPLIALVTEILREPAFPATEFEKLRQENITDIESSRKEPEVLAQVALSKHLNPYPKGHINYVASPEEQIADLKAVKLADVKKFHADFYGASFGEMAAIGEFDPKEVESLIENQFGDWKNQTPFERVADTFQLVSPINQILETPDKANAIFVAGLPLNLRDDDPDYPALVLGNYILGGSGTLNSRLGIRIRQKEGLSYGVYSSLYANSFDKIGLFEVSASCAPQNVKQLEVAFQEEMARTLKDGFKPEEVEAAKAGYLESRKVSRAQDRELAGRLVSYRYLNRTLAWDVEFEAKIQALTPDQILQALRKHLDATKISIVKAGDFTKKSE, encoded by the coding sequence ATGAAACCGCATATTTCAGTTGTCACGGCACTCTTGCTGCTGGGTTCCTGGTCTACCCTGCCAGTACTGGCCCTGACCGCTGCACCTCACTTTGAGACCGCACAGGAAAAGCCTGAATCACCAGCATCGCTGGCGAAACTACCCAATGGCATCGAACGGGTCACTTCGCTGGCTGGAATTACCCAATACCGACTGGCCAATGGCCTCAAAGTTCTCTTATTTCCTGACCAATCCAAAGAAACCATCACCGTGAATATGACCTACCTGGTCGGTTCCCGGCATGAAAACTACGGCGAGACCGGTATGGCGCACCTGTTAGAGCACATGCTGTTTAAAGGAACGCCCAAACACCCAAATATTCCTGAAGAGCTTGATAAACGCGGCGGTCGTTACAATGCCACAACCTCGTATGATCGAACCAACTATTTTGAAATCCTTCAGGCAACGGATGAATCGGTGCGCTGGGCGTTGGAACTCGAAGCCGACCGGATGGTCAATAGCTTTATCGCCAAAAAAGACCTTGATTCAGAAATGACGGTCGTCCGCAATGAGTTTGAACTGGGCGAAAACAGCCCGTTTAGCATTTTGATTGAGCGCATTCAGTCAACGGCCTATCTCTGGCACAACTATGGCAATTCAACCATCGGGGCCCGCGAAGATATTGAAAAAGTTCCGATTGAGCGGCTGCAAGGCTTTTATCGAACCTACTATCAGCCCGATAACGCTGTTTTGTTATTAACCGGGAAGTTTGATGAATCAAAGGTTTTAACCTATATCAATGAAACGTTTGGATTGATTCCCAGGCCGCTCCGGGTACTTCAAAATACCTACACGCTGGATCCGGTGCAGGATGGTGAACGAACCGTCACGGTGCGCCGCACTGGTGATATCCAGATTCTGGCCGCTGCCTATCACATCCCAGCCGGCAGTCACGCTGATTTTGCCGCGCTTGAATTACTTTCCACCATTTTGGGCGACACGCCATCAGGCCGCCTGCACAAAGTTTTAGTGGATAGCGGGAAGGTCACGGGTGTTTTTGGGTCTAATTTTCAATTACGCGAGCCTGGGCTGGCTGCTTTTGGAGCCGTGGTACCCAAAAACCAGTCGCTGGATGAAGTTCGTGATTTGTTTTTAAAAGCCGTTGAACAGGTGGCTGCTCAGCCGATTACTTCCGAAGAAGTTGAACGCGCCCGGTTGCAGGCGCTCAAAAACATCGAATTGACAGTGAATTCTTCCGACCAGTTTGGCCTTGAACTCAGCGAGTGGATTGCGATGGGAGACTGGCGGCTCTTTTTCCTGCATCGCGACCGGATGAAAAAGGTAACGGTTGAAGACGTCCAACGCGTCGCCAACACGTACCTGATTCCGTCAAACCGGACACTTGGGACATTCATTCCGACTGACAAGCCGGTCCGGGCTGAGATTCCGGCGTCACCGGATGTGGCAAAACTTCTGGAAGGATTTCAGAGTGATGATGTCGTCGAAGCTGGTGAAGTGTTTGAACCAACCCCCCCAAATATTGAATCACGTGTCGCGCGCCGCGAAACCAAAGGTGGGGTCAAACTGGCGCTGCTGCCCAAGAAAACCCGTGGTGGCATTGTGATTGGCAATGTACGGCTGCATTTGGGCTCGGAAAAAACGCTGACAGGTCGGGATCTGGCAGGTCAACTGGTGGGCGAAATGTTGATGCGTGGCACGAAAAAACACACCCGGGAGCAACTCCAGGATGAACTCGACCGGTTGAAAGCCCGGTTGGGAGTCTATGGCGGGGCAACGGCTGTGATTGCCTCCTTTGAGGTTCCCCGCGAAAATTTGGCTCCGCTTATAGCATTAGTCACGGAAATTCTTCGCGAACCGGCATTTCCAGCCACCGAGTTTGAGAAACTCCGTCAGGAAAACATTACCGATATTGAATCAAGCCGCAAAGAACCAGAAGTCCTGGCCCAGGTAGCTTTGAGTAAACACCTCAATCCATATCCCAAAGGGCACATCAATTATGTGGCGTCACCAGAAGAACAAATTGCGGACCTGAAAGCCGTCAAACTGGCGGATGTCAAAAAATTTCACGCTGATTTTTATGGCGCGTCCTTTGGTGAAATGGCGGCAATTGGCGAGTTTGATCCGAAGGAAGTCGAATCTTTAATCGAAAACCAGTTTGGCGACTGGAAAAACCAAACCCCGTTTGAGCGAGTTGCCGATACATTTCAATTGGTATCACCGATCAACCAGATTTTGGAAACCCCAGACAAGGCCAACGCCATTTTTGTCGCGGGGTTGCCACTGAACCTGCGCGATGATGATCCAGATTACCCGGCGCTGGTGCTTGGAAATTACATTTTGGGAGGGAGCGGCACCCTCAATTCACGGCTCGGTATTCGGATTCGTCAGAAAGAAGGACTGAGTTATGGGGTGTATTCTTCGCTCTATGCCAACTCATTTGATAAAATCGGCCTTTTTGAAGTGTCAGCCAGTTGCGCACCGCAAAACGTCAAGCAGCTTGAAGTTGCTTTTCAAGAAGAAATGGCCCGCACGTTGAAGGATGGTTTTAAACCAGAGGAAGTTGAAGCCGCCAAAGCTGGCTACCTTGAATCCCGTAAGGTATCCCGCGCCCAGGATCGGGAACTGGCTGGTCGGCTTGTTTCATACCGATACCTCAACCGGACGCTGGCCTGGGATGTTGAATTTGAAGCGAAAATCCAGGCATTGACGCCTGATCAAATTTTACAGGCCCTGCGCAAACACCTTGATGCAACCAAAATTTCCATTGTGAAGGCTGGGGATTTTACAAAGAAAAGCGAGTAG
- a CDS encoding nitroreductase family protein, with translation MTKPNLYQFLPLNFHQLPLETQLAEAKAFHDRLLTRRTVRDFAPDPVPFELIESAIHTAAHAPSGANQQPWRFVVVQDADIKRQIRLAAEAEERENYGNRFPDDWLQVLAPLGTDWHKEFLEIAPYLIVVFKIDYELAPPETEDGQPRHIKHYYVNESVGIAVGFLLAALHWSGLATLTHTPNPMKFLTEILGRPKNEKPYVLIPVGYPAEGARVPDITKKPLSEVMQVI, from the coding sequence ATGACCAAACCAAACCTCTATCAATTCTTACCGCTCAATTTTCATCAACTTCCGCTTGAAACTCAGCTTGCCGAAGCCAAAGCATTTCACGACCGGCTCCTGACCCGACGTACGGTACGTGACTTTGCGCCAGACCCGGTGCCGTTTGAACTGATCGAATCAGCGATTCACACGGCAGCCCACGCGCCGTCGGGCGCCAACCAGCAACCCTGGCGGTTTGTTGTGGTGCAGGATGCTGACATCAAACGCCAGATTCGCCTGGCTGCTGAAGCCGAAGAGCGCGAAAACTACGGCAACCGCTTTCCGGACGACTGGTTGCAGGTCCTGGCACCGCTCGGAACTGACTGGCACAAAGAGTTTCTTGAAATTGCTCCGTATTTGATCGTGGTCTTTAAAATTGACTACGAACTTGCTCCGCCTGAAACCGAAGACGGTCAACCGCGCCATATCAAACATTATTATGTCAATGAATCGGTTGGGATTGCGGTTGGCTTTCTGCTGGCGGCGCTGCACTGGTCTGGCCTGGCCACACTCACGCACACACCCAATCCAATGAAATTTCTGACTGAAATTCTGGGTCGCCCGAAAAATGAAAAGCCATATGTATTGATTCCAGTTGGCTACCCAGCCGAAGGCGCTCGGGTACCAGACATCACCAAAAAACCGCTTTCTGAGGTGATGCAGGTTATTTAG
- a CDS encoding ABC transporter ATP-binding protein: MSLLTVNHLQTYFYTQQGVVRAVDDVSFSLEQGQALGIVGESGSGKSVTALSIMGLVGGTGKITGGEIHYNGTNLLSLSADDRRRMRGSEIAMIFQDPMTSLNPVFTIGEQIAEAIRLHKNLPRKQAWDAAVESLQSVSIPDPAKRARDYPHQLSGGMRQRAMIAMALSCDPKILIADEPTTALDVTIQAQILELINELRVERQLALLLITHDLGVVAETADRVVVMYAGKVVEDAAVRDLFASPQHPYTAGLLASIPRLGDRTRNRLNTIEGVVPKLTELPPGCAFAPRCGEVQPQCRDGEIVLGRLKTATDHKVRCRMRMTE; encoded by the coding sequence ATGAGTCTTCTTACTGTAAACCATTTGCAAACTTATTTTTACACCCAGCAAGGCGTTGTTCGGGCGGTTGATGACGTCAGTTTTTCGCTTGAGCAGGGACAGGCACTTGGCATTGTCGGGGAATCCGGCTCGGGAAAATCCGTCACGGCCCTTTCAATCATGGGGCTGGTTGGGGGAACGGGAAAAATCACTGGCGGGGAGATTCACTATAATGGCACAAATCTGCTCAGCCTTTCTGCCGATGACCGCCGCCGAATGCGTGGTTCGGAAATTGCCATGATTTTTCAGGATCCGATGACGTCGCTCAATCCGGTGTTCACCATTGGCGAGCAAATTGCTGAAGCCATCCGCCTGCACAAAAATTTGCCACGCAAGCAAGCCTGGGATGCGGCGGTCGAATCATTACAATCAGTTTCGATTCCAGATCCGGCCAAACGCGCCCGTGATTATCCTCATCAGCTTTCAGGTGGAATGCGACAGCGAGCCATGATTGCCATGGCGCTCAGTTGTGACCCAAAAATCCTGATTGCAGACGAACCGACAACGGCACTCGACGTCACCATCCAGGCCCAGATTCTGGAACTCATCAATGAGCTTCGGGTTGAGCGGCAACTGGCACTCCTGTTGATTACCCACGATTTGGGAGTCGTGGCTGAAACTGCCGACCGGGTAGTGGTGATGTATGCTGGAAAAGTCGTTGAAGATGCCGCCGTCCGTGATTTATTTGCCAGTCCTCAGCATCCATACACCGCCGGGCTGCTGGCAAGCATTCCACGTCTCGGAGATCGGACGCGCAACCGGCTCAATACCATCGAAGGCGTTGTTCCAAAATTGACCGAACTCCCTCCAGGATGTGCCTTTGCTCCACGGTGTGGCGAAGTCCAGCCCCAGTGCCGGGATGGGGAAATTGTTCTCGGAAGACTCAAAACGGCAACCGACCATAAAGTCCGTTGCCGCATGCGGATGACTGAATGA
- a CDS encoding AAA family ATPase produces MTKASATDHRLLQEITLRNVLSFGPQTETLPMENLNVLIGPNGSGKSNLIETIALMRAAPGDMAAVIRRGGGVEEWIWKGNKTGTATIDMVLRYPHGKQPIRHVIEFRENNQRFEFEDERIENKAPFGREKETYFYYRFQQGRPVMNMAGNKKRPLARETINPNLSILAQRRDPELYPEVSYLAEVYEKIRLYREWALGRNTIFREPQKTDTRDDRLEEDFSNLGIFLNQLRQTADAKIAVLEALKDLYTGITDFDINIKGGSTVQVVLTEGGFTIPATRLSDGTLRYLCLLAILCAPTPPPLICIEEPELGLHPDILPDLADLLVEASNRTQLIVTTHSDILIDALTEHPEFVVVCEKHNGQTEMKRLNQEDLTEWLDNYRLGQLWMTGQIGGTRW; encoded by the coding sequence ATGACCAAAGCAAGCGCCACAGATCACCGCTTATTGCAGGAAATCACCCTGCGCAACGTGTTGTCATTCGGCCCACAAACCGAGACTTTGCCGATGGAAAACCTGAATGTGCTCATTGGGCCGAATGGCTCAGGTAAATCAAATCTGATTGAAACAATTGCACTTATGCGGGCTGCTCCTGGAGATATGGCTGCTGTTATTCGTCGAGGCGGTGGTGTTGAAGAATGGATTTGGAAGGGAAACAAAACAGGGACTGCAACCATTGATATGGTACTCAGATATCCGCACGGAAAACAACCAATCAGGCATGTGATTGAATTTCGTGAGAATAATCAACGCTTTGAATTTGAGGATGAACGAATTGAGAACAAAGCTCCTTTTGGGAGAGAAAAGGAGACTTACTTTTATTATCGTTTTCAGCAAGGTCGCCCAGTAATGAATATGGCTGGAAATAAGAAACGACCACTGGCACGGGAAACCATCAACCCAAACCTATCAATTTTAGCTCAACGCCGTGATCCAGAACTTTACCCAGAAGTATCTTATCTGGCTGAAGTTTATGAAAAAATAAGGCTTTATCGAGAGTGGGCTTTGGGGCGTAACACTATTTTTCGGGAGCCACAGAAAACGGATACCCGAGATGATCGCCTTGAAGAAGATTTTTCCAATCTTGGGATATTTTTAAACCAACTTCGCCAAACTGCCGACGCTAAAATCGCAGTCTTAGAAGCACTGAAGGATCTTTACACTGGAATCACTGATTTTGACATCAATATTAAAGGTGGCAGCACAGTGCAAGTGGTTTTGACTGAAGGTGGATTCACCATTCCAGCCACACGGTTGTCAGATGGGACACTCCGGTATTTGTGTCTGCTCGCTATTTTGTGTGCTCCGACACCCCCGCCGTTGATTTGTATTGAAGAGCCTGAACTGGGTCTCCACCCAGATATTTTGCCAGACCTGGCTGACCTTCTCGTTGAAGCATCAAATCGAACCCAGCTCATTGTGACCACACATTCCGATATTCTGATTGACGCTTTGACTGAACATCCTGAATTTGTCGTGGTGTGCGAAAAACACAACGGTCAGACTGAAATGAAACGACTGAATCAAGAAGATTTAACTGAGTGGCTGGATAACTACCGACTTGGACAGCTTTGGATGACAGGTCAGATCGGAGGAACTCGATGGTAA
- a CDS encoding DUF4276 family protein: protein MVKAIIFLEGGGDSNELKSRCRKGFHKLLISCGFTNRLPTLKPCGGRHRAFDQFKTEVKKSNYDFVGLWIDSEDPLDDLEATWEHLLNRDNWEKPEDATDGQVLFMTTCMETWIVADRETLKKHFGSDLQLSALLPLKKLEERTRKEVLESLEHATRNCSNAYKKGKRSFEILGKLSPTVLEHHLPSFVRVVRILKDQL, encoded by the coding sequence ATGGTAAAGGCCATAATTTTTCTTGAAGGTGGTGGTGATTCAAATGAACTGAAGAGCCGCTGTCGGAAAGGATTTCATAAACTTTTAATCAGTTGTGGTTTTACCAACCGCCTCCCTACCTTAAAACCTTGCGGTGGCAGGCATAGGGCCTTTGATCAGTTCAAAACCGAGGTCAAAAAATCCAACTATGATTTTGTCGGTTTATGGATTGACAGCGAAGACCCATTGGACGACCTTGAAGCCACCTGGGAACACTTGCTGAACCGTGACAACTGGGAAAAACCTGAAGATGCCACTGATGGTCAGGTACTTTTTATGACAACGTGCATGGAAACCTGGATTGTGGCTGACCGGGAAACACTGAAAAAACACTTTGGGAGTGACCTTCAGTTATCAGCACTTCTGCCGTTGAAAAAGCTTGAAGAACGCACTCGCAAAGAAGTTTTAGAGAGCCTGGAACACGCAACTCGCAATTGCTCAAATGCTTACAAAAAAGGAAAGCGGTCGTTTGAAATTCTTGGAAAATTGTCACCGACTGTTTTAGAACACCATCTGCCCAGCTTTGTTCGAGTTGTGAGGATTCTCAAAGATCAACTTTGA